In Pseudoalteromonas carrageenovora IAM 12662, the following proteins share a genomic window:
- the grpE gene encoding nucleotide exchange factor GrpE, whose protein sequence is MSEQTKNPEQEVELNEEVAQMEADVEAAVEAAEQHEADQEQSPEAEIAMLYAELEAAKQTIADQKDSVVRAAADVDNIRRRAAQDVEKAHKFALEKFANELLPVIDNLERAIEFSDKENETLKPLLEGIDMTVKSFNDAVAKFGVEIVNPQGEQFNPDFHQAMSIQPSNDVTPNTVLAVMQKGYTLNGRLLRPAMVMVSKAADA, encoded by the coding sequence ATGTCTGAGCAGACAAAAAACCCTGAGCAAGAAGTAGAACTAAACGAAGAAGTAGCTCAAATGGAAGCTGATGTTGAAGCAGCAGTAGAAGCCGCAGAGCAACATGAAGCTGATCAAGAGCAAAGCCCTGAAGCTGAAATTGCGATGCTATATGCAGAGCTAGAAGCTGCAAAACAAACTATTGCTGATCAAAAAGACAGTGTAGTACGTGCAGCAGCTGACGTTGACAACATTCGTCGTCGCGCAGCACAAGATGTAGAAAAAGCTCACAAATTTGCACTAGAGAAATTTGCTAACGAATTACTACCAGTTATTGATAACCTAGAACGCGCTATTGAGTTTTCTGATAAAGAAAACGAAACATTAAAGCCGTTACTAGAAGGTATTGATATGACGGTTAAAAGTTTTAACGATGCCGTTGCTAAATTTGGCGTTGAAATTGTAAACCCACAAGGCGAGCAATTTAACCCAGATTTTCATCAAGCAATGTCTATTCAGCCAAGCAACGATGTAACGCCAAATACAGTATTGGCCGTTATGCAAAAAGGCTACACATTGAATGGCCGTTTATTGCGCCCAGCAATGGTTATGGTTTCAAAAGCGGCTGATGCTTAA
- a CDS encoding Bcr/CflA family efflux MFS transporter, producing the protein MDASASSFNTRILLPLLASIVAITPLAIDMYLPAMLVIANDLQTSMPNVQISLSIYLAGYSLGMLFFGPIADQIGRRKLARIGLSLFGISSVALAFTTEIHTFWALRAVQAFTGAAATVVVPGVIRHIYQQNTAKGMSYVSMIMMVAPLVAPSVGSFILGFSVWSSIFLVLAAYSFVILAFVQVHLIDIPIHTNEKKGLALFFDSYKTVLSNKDARADILSSMFVSFGFFCFLTSVPFIYLDLYKVSEQLFGVLFAFNVMALMFGNFLNTRIVPRIGSRKMLYIGLACGFISGLALLTFSLLHLSLYYIVAAIAPLMMSLGVTASNADSLILMKFEKNTGTATAVIGTLRFGSGALVGPLLALMHAKSSVPFSSLMFSAVLLTMLVQLIHYKLDKKNASI; encoded by the coding sequence ATGGACGCCTCAGCCTCGTCTTTTAATACCCGTATTTTATTACCTTTATTAGCCAGTATTGTGGCAATTACTCCTTTGGCAATAGATATGTATTTACCCGCCATGCTGGTAATTGCGAACGATTTACAAACCAGCATGCCAAATGTACAAATTTCGTTAAGTATTTATTTGGCGGGTTACTCATTAGGTATGTTATTTTTTGGCCCTATAGCCGATCAAATTGGCCGCAGAAAACTCGCGCGTATTGGCTTATCTTTGTTTGGTATAAGCTCTGTAGCACTGGCATTTACCACTGAAATACATACCTTTTGGGCACTAAGAGCTGTGCAAGCATTTACAGGTGCAGCAGCCACAGTGGTTGTGCCAGGTGTAATTAGGCATATTTATCAACAAAATACGGCTAAAGGCATGTCGTATGTGTCAATGATCATGATGGTAGCGCCGTTAGTTGCTCCTTCTGTTGGCTCATTTATATTAGGGTTTTCTGTTTGGTCTAGTATATTTTTAGTATTGGCTGCTTACAGTTTTGTGATCCTTGCGTTTGTACAAGTGCATTTAATTGATATACCCATTCACACAAACGAGAAAAAAGGCCTAGCCCTATTTTTTGATAGCTATAAAACCGTGCTTAGTAATAAAGATGCTCGAGCAGACATTTTAAGCTCTATGTTTGTATCGTTTGGTTTTTTTTGCTTTTTAACCTCAGTACCGTTTATATATTTAGATTTATATAAAGTATCTGAGCAATTGTTTGGTGTGTTATTTGCTTTTAACGTTATGGCACTTATGTTTGGTAACTTTTTAAACACCCGAATTGTACCAAGGATTGGCTCTCGTAAGATGCTGTATATAGGGCTTGCTTGCGGGTTTATATCTGGGCTGGCGCTACTAACTTTTAGTTTATTACACCTCTCTTTATATTATATTGTGGCTGCCATTGCGCCGTTGATGATGAGTTTAGGGGTTACCGCAAGTAATGCCGACTCACTAATATTAATGAAATTTGAAAAAAACACAGGAACTGCGACAGCTGTAATTGGCACACTTCGTTTTGGCAGTGGCGCATTAGTTGGACCACTACTTGCGCTAATGCACGCTAAAAGCTCTGTTCCGTTTTCAAGCTTGATGTTTAGTGCCGTGCTTTTAACTATGCTAGTACAATTAATTCACTACAAATTAGACAAAAAAAATGCCTCAATTTGA
- a CDS encoding M48 family metallopeptidase, with the protein MKKLVLAVLATAVLAGCKTSPTGRTQIALYSDQQMSEMGTASFAEMKASQPINKDAKTNSYVNCIAEKVVAVLPQEYASQNWEVVVFEDESANAFALPGGYIGVHTGLLKIATNQDQLATVLGHEVGHVIAEHSNERVSQSSILDTGMQLGSAALEMGNIQYRNEIMQGLGLGAQYGVVLPFSRSHESEADEIGLDLMAQAGFNPQESVTLWQNMSAAGSGTTPEFLSTHPAPSNRIKNLQAQMSKALSEQSTAKSQGKKPQCTL; encoded by the coding sequence ATGAAAAAACTAGTACTTGCCGTATTAGCAACTGCAGTTTTAGCAGGCTGTAAAACATCACCAACAGGACGTACTCAAATTGCACTTTACTCAGATCAACAAATGAGTGAAATGGGCACCGCTAGCTTTGCCGAAATGAAAGCGTCTCAGCCAATAAATAAAGATGCTAAAACAAATTCTTATGTAAATTGTATTGCTGAAAAAGTAGTCGCTGTTTTACCTCAAGAATATGCGTCTCAAAATTGGGAAGTAGTGGTATTTGAAGATGAATCTGCTAACGCTTTTGCACTACCTGGTGGTTATATTGGTGTTCATACGGGCTTATTAAAAATAGCCACCAATCAAGACCAATTAGCAACAGTACTAGGGCACGAAGTCGGACACGTAATAGCAGAGCACTCAAATGAGCGTGTATCACAAAGCTCAATTTTAGATACTGGAATGCAATTAGGTAGCGCTGCACTTGAAATGGGCAATATTCAATACCGTAACGAAATAATGCAGGGTCTAGGGTTAGGCGCACAATACGGTGTTGTTTTACCTTTTAGCCGCTCACATGAATCTGAAGCAGACGAAATTGGTTTAGATTTAATGGCTCAGGCCGGTTTTAACCCACAAGAGTCGGTAACGCTTTGGCAAAATATGAGCGCCGCAGGCAGCGGTACAACCCCTGAGTTTTTATCTACTCACCCAGCGCCAAGTAACCGCATTAAAAATTTACAAGCGCAAATGAGCAAAGCACTTAGTGAGCAAAGCACTGCTAAATCTCAAGGCAAAAAACCGCAGTGCACACTGTAG
- a CDS encoding alpha/beta fold hydrolase, with amino-acid sequence MSSIKVICFSALLALTNNALASSEVNTESLSYDALLSSYQYDFKVNYFSVESQKQSLKMAYIYLKPTKENMPTVTLMHGKNFNADYWTTTAQYLQSLGFGVLMPDQIGFGKSSKPTNYQYSFAALAHHTHALIDSLNLKETIVVGHSMGGMLASRFALMYPSTTTKLILLNPIGLENYLQYVDYKDTNFFYKNELAKTPEGVQRYQQKNYYDGKWNATYSALTDFITGQIQGPDKEQMAWVNAKTYDMIFTQPVITEFKDFAVPVKLIIGTRDRTGPGRNWKKDGVDYELGRYDKLGKNAASLIPNAKLYELDNLGHLPQIEDFERFKTVFKQALAAE; translated from the coding sequence ATGTCATCTATTAAAGTTATTTGTTTTTCTGCTTTGTTAGCTTTAACTAATAATGCTTTAGCAAGTAGTGAAGTAAATACAGAGTCTCTCTCTTACGATGCGCTTTTAAGCAGTTATCAATATGATTTTAAAGTAAATTACTTTAGCGTTGAATCACAAAAGCAGTCTCTTAAAATGGCGTATATTTACCTAAAGCCTACCAAAGAAAATATGCCTACAGTAACGCTTATGCACGGTAAAAACTTTAATGCTGATTATTGGACGACTACAGCGCAGTACCTACAATCACTTGGCTTTGGCGTGTTAATGCCTGATCAAATTGGCTTTGGTAAATCATCTAAACCCACCAACTATCAGTATTCATTTGCCGCGCTTGCCCATCATACACATGCATTAATTGACTCTCTTAATTTAAAAGAAACGATTGTAGTTGGCCATTCTATGGGCGGTATGTTGGCAAGTCGCTTTGCATTAATGTACCCCAGCACAACAACTAAACTGATTTTACTAAACCCAATAGGGCTTGAAAACTACTTACAATATGTAGATTACAAAGATACTAATTTTTTCTATAAAAACGAATTAGCAAAAACACCTGAAGGTGTTCAACGTTATCAACAAAAAAATTATTACGATGGAAAGTGGAACGCCACATACTCAGCATTAACCGACTTTATTACAGGGCAAATACAAGGCCCAGATAAAGAGCAAATGGCGTGGGTTAACGCTAAAACGTACGATATGATTTTTACTCAACCGGTAATTACAGAATTTAAAGACTTTGCTGTGCCAGTTAAGTTAATAATTGGCACTCGTGATAGAACAGGACCCGGCCGAAACTGGAAAAAAGACGGTGTAGATTATGAGCTTGGCCGTTACGATAAGTTAGGCAAAAATGCTGCATCGCTTATCCCTAATGCTAAATTATATGAGCTTGATAATTTAGGGCATTTACCACAAATAGAAGATTTTGAACGCTTTAAAACTGTATTTAAACAAGCACTTGCTGCTGAATAA
- a CDS encoding nucleoside-binding protein, whose protein sequence is MKFKKLLPLITLTSIALSSSAFAANWSSTALHINNGDQKNPFTKQESDTTVYSIQHASGYDYGDNFFFIDYSKDDTTDGYQDSDFYGEWYSTVSLSAISGEKIGVGALLDVGLTGGINVAGDAKMMKYLPGVKLSWDVPGFNFFQTLVTAYIDDSEGVAKGGAPIETNSWMFDVAFEYPFTIGSQKFSFKGHAEYIAEREDEFGNDVEAWILAQPILVWDMGHALEMKENTLLLGMELQYWHNKLGTEVTESVPQIHVEWTF, encoded by the coding sequence ATGAAATTTAAAAAATTACTTCCTCTCATTACCCTTACATCAATTGCTTTATCGTCTTCTGCTTTTGCCGCTAATTGGAGCAGCACAGCATTACATATTAATAATGGCGACCAAAAAAACCCTTTTACTAAGCAAGAGTCGGATACCACTGTTTACTCTATTCAACATGCATCGGGTTACGATTACGGCGATAACTTCTTTTTTATCGATTACAGTAAAGACGATACAACTGACGGCTATCAAGATAGCGATTTTTACGGCGAATGGTATTCTACGGTAAGCTTATCGGCCATTAGCGGTGAAAAAATTGGCGTAGGCGCGTTATTAGATGTTGGCCTTACCGGCGGTATTAACGTAGCTGGCGACGCTAAAATGATGAAATACTTGCCGGGCGTTAAGTTAAGCTGGGATGTACCCGGGTTTAACTTTTTTCAAACGTTAGTAACTGCCTACATTGACGACAGTGAAGGTGTAGCCAAAGGCGGCGCACCTATTGAAACAAATAGCTGGATGTTTGATGTTGCTTTTGAATACCCTTTTACTATTGGCTCACAAAAATTTAGCTTTAAAGGCCACGCCGAATATATTGCTGAACGTGAAGACGAATTTGGTAACGATGTAGAAGCGTGGATACTCGCACAGCCTATTTTAGTATGGGATATGGGTCATGCACTTGAAATGAAAGAAAATACCTTATTACTCGGTATGGAACTTCAATACTGGCATAACAAGCTAGGTACTGAGGTCACAGAGTCAGTTCCGCAAATACATGTAGAATGGACATTTTAA
- a CDS encoding Na+/H+ antiporter NhaC family protein, with protein sequence MQPSFNKNKAILSLLPLLTFVALFLGSGLYLQSQGVDYAFYQLPAPVAILPAIMLAFILNKGTVNQCVETFIKGAGHNNIITMCLIYLLAGAFSAVASATGGVDAVVNAGLSLIPPALLLPGLFLIAAVVSTAMGTSMGTIGAIGPIAYAVSIKTGIDPALMAGTIVSGAMFGDNLSIISDTTIAATRTQGCEMKDKFKENLKIAVPAAVLTIALLLYLTPAPQAVETKDYDLLLVLPYAFILILAVAGMNVFVVLFSGIVFAALMGFTGSYEGASFVKDIYKGFTDMQEIFLLSMFIGGLSEFIRINGGLDYIAQKIQAITKVIAKWHRKVADQLGIAALVLTSNVCIANNTVSIIVAGPIAKKLAEDGEISSKRSASLLDIFACVTQGSLPYGAQALLLGATFKISPWEVSTSSYYCFILAFTAITIICLRRNKA encoded by the coding sequence ATGCAGCCATCATTTAACAAAAACAAAGCAATACTTTCTTTACTCCCCCTACTTACCTTTGTAGCGCTATTTTTAGGCTCAGGTTTATACTTGCAATCGCAAGGGGTTGATTACGCGTTTTACCAACTACCCGCCCCTGTGGCTATTTTGCCAGCCATTATGCTTGCGTTTATTTTAAATAAAGGCACAGTAAACCAATGTGTAGAAACCTTTATTAAAGGTGCTGGGCACAACAACATTATTACCATGTGTTTAATATACTTACTTGCGGGTGCCTTTTCGGCTGTGGCAAGTGCAACCGGTGGTGTTGATGCTGTTGTAAACGCAGGCTTATCGCTTATTCCTCCCGCTTTGTTGCTGCCAGGCTTATTTTTAATTGCTGCGGTTGTATCTACGGCTATGGGTACTTCAATGGGTACTATTGGTGCTATAGGCCCAATAGCTTATGCGGTATCTATTAAAACAGGCATCGACCCTGCATTAATGGCCGGTACTATTGTATCTGGCGCTATGTTTGGCGATAACTTATCTATTATTTCAGACACGACTATTGCAGCTACTCGTACGCAAGGCTGTGAAATGAAAGATAAATTTAAAGAAAACTTAAAAATAGCCGTGCCCGCTGCCGTTCTCACCATCGCGTTATTATTATATTTAACACCTGCACCACAAGCCGTAGAAACGAAAGATTACGATTTGTTATTAGTACTGCCGTATGCCTTTATTTTAATATTGGCTGTTGCGGGTATGAACGTATTTGTAGTGTTATTTAGCGGTATTGTTTTTGCTGCTTTAATGGGCTTTACCGGCAGCTACGAAGGTGCAAGCTTTGTAAAAGACATATACAAAGGCTTTACTGATATGCAGGAAATATTTTTACTTTCTATGTTTATTGGTGGCTTATCTGAATTTATTCGTATTAACGGTGGCCTTGATTACATTGCCCAAAAAATTCAAGCCATTACTAAAGTAATCGCTAAATGGCACCGTAAAGTGGCTGATCAACTAGGTATTGCGGCTTTAGTTTTAACTAGTAATGTGTGTATAGCTAATAATACAGTATCTATTATTGTTGCCGGCCCTATTGCTAAAAAGCTCGCTGAGGATGGCGAAATAAGCTCTAAACGCTCTGCAAGTTTACTTGATATATTTGCCTGTGTAACTCAGGGTTCATTGCCTTATGGCGCACAAGCCTTATTACTCGGTGCTACATTTAAAATTAGCCCATGGGAAGTATCTACTTCATCATACTACTGCTTTATTTTAGCGTTTACGGCAATTACTATAATCTGTTTGCGCCGCAACAAAGCATAA
- the dapB gene encoding 4-hydroxy-tetrahydrodipicolinate reductase, giving the protein MTTNRIGVFGANGRMGLALLEAATIKEQTQLTGAYVRSSSSLLGINVNQVNSAADSAVSFSVESEVNNVDVLIDFTLPQGMRNHLKTAVAQKLPMVIGTTGLNADDMALLNDAAKHIPIVFARNYSVGVNVLLNLVQTAATKFGDDLDIEIFEAHHRHKIDAPSGTALAIGESIADAKGWNHDEVAVYDRSQVETAKSQNEIGYSVLRGGDIVGEHTAYFATMGERLELTHKASSRMTFALGAVRAACWLQNKPAGLYDMQDVLDLK; this is encoded by the coding sequence ATGACTACAAATCGAATAGGTGTTTTTGGTGCTAACGGCAGAATGGGCTTAGCCTTATTAGAAGCCGCGACAATTAAAGAGCAAACACAACTTACAGGCGCATACGTTCGTAGCAGTTCATCGTTATTAGGTATTAATGTAAATCAAGTAAATAGTGCAGCCGATAGCGCTGTAAGCTTTAGTGTTGAAAGTGAAGTGAATAATGTAGATGTGTTAATCGATTTCACATTGCCACAAGGTATGCGTAATCATTTAAAAACAGCGGTTGCGCAAAAGCTACCTATGGTTATTGGTACCACAGGGCTGAACGCTGATGATATGGCGCTTTTGAACGATGCGGCAAAGCACATTCCGATTGTATTTGCCCGCAATTATAGTGTTGGCGTAAACGTGCTATTAAATTTGGTACAAACAGCAGCCACTAAATTTGGCGATGATTTAGATATAGAAATATTTGAAGCGCACCATCGTCATAAAATAGATGCACCATCGGGTACTGCTTTAGCTATTGGTGAATCAATTGCAGATGCAAAGGGCTGGAACCATGACGAGGTTGCAGTATACGACCGCAGCCAAGTAGAAACGGCTAAATCGCAAAATGAAATAGGTTATTCAGTACTAAGAGGTGGAGACATAGTAGGTGAACATACCGCATACTTTGCCACAATGGGCGAAAGGCTCGAATTAACCCACAAAGCAAGTTCAAGAATGACCTTTGCACTAGGTGCTGTAAGGGCTGCATGCTGGTTGCAAAATAAACCGGCAGGACTTTATGATATGCAAGATGTGCTTGATCTTAAGTAG
- the carA gene encoding glutamine-hydrolyzing carbamoyl-phosphate synthase small subunit, giving the protein MTKSALLVLEDGTVFRGTAIGADGMSVGEVVFNTSMTGYQEILTDPSYAEQIVTLTYPHIGNTGTNSEDEEANQIWAKGLVIRDLPLLASNFRNEQSLDDYLKERNILGIADIDTRKLTRILRDKGAQNGCIIAGSELDENKALEAAQAFPGLKGMDLAKVVSTKENFEWRESSWTLGEGFKTLDTADEKFHVVAYDFGVKRNILRMLVDRGCKLTVVPAQTSAADVLALNPDGIFLSNGPGDPEPCTYAIDAIKAFLETDTPIFGICLGHQLLALASGAKTAKMKFGHHGGNHPVKDLDRDVVMITAQNHGFAADEASLPSNLRATHKSLFDGTLQGIHRTDKPAFSFQGHPEASPGPHDAAPLFDHFIDLMQARNN; this is encoded by the coding sequence TTGACTAAATCCGCTCTGTTAGTCCTAGAAGACGGCACAGTGTTTCGCGGTACTGCAATCGGCGCTGACGGCATGTCAGTCGGTGAAGTAGTATTCAATACGTCTATGACTGGTTATCAAGAAATTTTGACTGATCCATCATACGCGGAACAAATCGTAACTTTGACGTACCCACATATCGGTAATACGGGTACCAACAGCGAAGACGAAGAAGCGAATCAAATATGGGCTAAAGGCCTAGTGATCCGTGATTTGCCACTGCTAGCAAGTAACTTTCGTAACGAGCAATCGTTAGATGATTACTTAAAAGAACGTAATATTTTAGGTATTGCGGACATCGACACCAGAAAGCTAACACGTATTCTGCGCGACAAAGGCGCACAAAACGGGTGTATTATCGCTGGTAGCGAGCTAGACGAAAACAAAGCGTTAGAAGCCGCGCAAGCCTTCCCAGGTTTAAAAGGTATGGATTTAGCAAAAGTTGTCTCAACCAAGGAAAATTTTGAGTGGCGCGAATCAAGCTGGACATTAGGTGAAGGATTTAAAACCCTAGATACCGCTGATGAAAAGTTTCATGTTGTTGCCTACGACTTCGGTGTTAAACGTAATATATTACGTATGCTAGTTGATCGCGGCTGTAAATTAACCGTCGTGCCAGCGCAAACCTCAGCAGCCGATGTACTTGCTTTAAACCCAGATGGTATATTCCTATCTAATGGGCCTGGCGATCCTGAGCCATGTACTTACGCTATTGATGCAATTAAAGCCTTTTTAGAAACCGACACGCCTATTTTTGGTATCTGTTTAGGTCATCAGTTATTAGCCCTTGCCTCAGGTGCTAAAACAGCAAAAATGAAATTTGGCCACCACGGTGGTAACCATCCAGTAAAAGATTTAGACCGCGACGTAGTAATGATCACCGCACAAAACCATGGTTTTGCTGCAGATGAAGCGTCATTACCAAGTAACTTACGTGCTACGCACAAATCGTTATTTGACGGAACGCTTCAAGGTATTCATCGTACAGATAAACCAGCGTTTAGCTTTCAGGGTCACCCAGAAGCAAGCCCAGGCCCGCACGATGCAGCCCCATTATTTGACCACTTCATCGACTTGATGCAAGCGCGTAACAACTAA